One Acetobacterium sp. KB-1 DNA segment encodes these proteins:
- a CDS encoding DegT/DnrJ/EryC1/StrS aminotransferase family protein, whose amino-acid sequence MKDLINVTRSSMPEFDEFMEEIKDLWETHWLTNMGEKHKKFAKCLRDYLNVNMVTLLANGHLALECAIAAFDLQGEVITTPFTFASTTHAIVRNGLKPVFCDINEDDYNIDVKKIEALITEKTCAIVPVHLYGNVCDVEAIDSLAKKYNLKVIYDAAHAFGVTLNNIGIGNFGDASIFSFHATKVFNTIEGGAVTYNNEELKKILYFLKNFGITGPESVEFVGGNAKMNEFQAAMGICNLLHIDEEIRKRQQVDKRYKENLGNVKGLKLIKPQSGVKSNYAYFPIVFDGKENLRDCIFEALENNHIIPRKYFYPLITDYECYASQFDSSLTPVAKKTAERVLTLPLYADLELKDVDRICGIIKSLL is encoded by the coding sequence ATGAAAGACCTAATTAACGTAACACGATCATCAATGCCAGAATTTGACGAGTTCATGGAAGAAATAAAAGATCTATGGGAGACGCATTGGCTGACAAATATGGGCGAAAAGCACAAGAAATTCGCAAAGTGTTTAAGAGACTATTTAAATGTAAACATGGTAACACTATTGGCAAATGGGCATCTTGCTCTTGAATGTGCAATTGCTGCCTTTGATTTACAAGGAGAGGTGATTACGACGCCTTTTACCTTTGCATCGACAACCCATGCAATCGTCAGAAATGGCTTGAAGCCAGTATTTTGTGATATTAATGAGGACGACTATAATATTGATGTGAAAAAGATCGAAGCTTTAATTACTGAAAAAACATGTGCAATTGTTCCCGTTCACTTATATGGAAATGTCTGTGATGTGGAAGCGATTGATAGCCTTGCTAAAAAATATAATTTAAAGGTAATCTATGACGCAGCACATGCTTTCGGGGTAACGCTAAATAATATCGGAATTGGAAATTTTGGTGATGCATCAATTTTTAGTTTTCACGCCACAAAGGTTTTTAACACCATCGAAGGTGGCGCCGTAACTTATAACAATGAGGAACTAAAGAAGATCCTGTATTTTCTTAAGAATTTTGGCATAACGGGACCCGAATCCGTGGAGTTTGTTGGCGGCAATGCTAAAATGAATGAATTTCAGGCCGCAATGGGGATTTGTAACCTTTTACATATCGACGAAGAAATCAGAAAACGTCAGCAAGTGGATAAACGCTATAAAGAGAATCTGGGAAATGTAAAAGGGCTTAAGCTAATCAAACCACAATCAGGTGTTAAGAGCAATTACGCATACTTCCCAATCGTGTTCGATGGAAAAGAAAATTTACGGGATTGTATTTTCGAGGCGCTGGAAAATAATCATATTATTCCCCGGAAGTACTTTTATCCACTGATCACTGACTACGAATGCTATGCCAGCCAATTTGATTCGAGTCTGACGCCAGTCGCAAAAAAAACGGCTGAACGCGTTCTGACGCTACCGCTTTATGCGGATTTAGAGTTAAAGGATGTTGATCGAATTTGTGGGATTATTAAGAGCTTATTATGA
- a CDS encoding lipopolysaccharide biosynthesis protein: protein MKESNKDKAFLGVYWMTIMGLTSVVIRLLITMTLSRLLRPEAFGQVATIQIIISFAEIFWMMGVGSAIVQKKQLNNDYIATGNTLNLILGLIIYATIFIFASFIAGIVGSDDVIMLRVLSIVFVIHSISGVSEALLQKEMQFKVISIINTVAALTNGIVAITLAFNGFGAWALVFAQILSVMIQTILSLINKPIKFRLRIEKESAKELLNFGTGFALSKVFNNIANQGDYFVVSQTLGSAALGFYNRAYQLLLVPTNLIATVMERVLFPLLARYQDEHEKIRYVVLNLTALIAILAFPITIVSLTMGADLVQVVLGPKWEQTIMPFKILIISLFFRMAYKIGDALVRSLGAIYKRLWVQIAYATLIIGGAYIGKQWGIAGVAVTTTIAIIINYFIMTLLIGHLVALKMRELLGYLAPIILVSILIGAISYMISSPVANLPSALLRLIVMTLAVGLMYLVAFKFFILKYMPEDFRDFINIVKDQMIRKFVAKNNRSNK, encoded by the coding sequence ATGAAGGAATCGAATAAAGATAAAGCATTTTTAGGCGTTTATTGGATGACAATTATGGGACTGACCAGTGTTGTTATCCGGTTGCTTATCACAATGACCTTATCCAGATTATTACGACCGGAAGCGTTTGGGCAGGTGGCAACAATCCAGATTATCATCAGTTTTGCGGAAATATTTTGGATGATGGGGGTAGGAAGTGCGATTGTCCAAAAAAAACAGTTAAATAACGATTATATTGCAACTGGCAATACTTTAAACCTGATCCTGGGTCTCATTATTTATGCGACTATTTTCATTTTTGCATCCTTTATTGCCGGGATTGTTGGATCAGATGACGTGATCATGCTGCGAGTACTTTCGATCGTGTTTGTCATTCACAGTATTTCAGGGGTGTCAGAAGCTTTACTTCAAAAAGAAATGCAATTTAAAGTGATCAGTATCATTAATACGGTTGCTGCTTTAACCAATGGAATCGTTGCGATAACACTTGCTTTTAATGGATTTGGCGCCTGGGCGTTGGTATTTGCACAGATTCTTAGTGTAATGATACAAACAATCCTGTCGCTAATCAATAAGCCTATCAAATTTCGTTTGCGGATCGAAAAAGAATCGGCAAAAGAACTGCTTAATTTTGGCACCGGATTCGCTCTTTCAAAAGTTTTTAATAACATCGCAAATCAGGGTGACTATTTTGTTGTAAGTCAAACGCTTGGAAGTGCGGCTTTAGGGTTTTACAACCGGGCATACCAATTGTTATTAGTGCCCACAAATCTGATTGCAACAGTGATGGAACGGGTTTTGTTTCCGCTTTTGGCGAGGTATCAGGATGAACATGAAAAAATCAGGTATGTGGTATTGAATTTAACAGCCCTGATTGCCATTCTGGCTTTTCCAATTACGATTGTGTCGCTGACGATGGGAGCCGATTTAGTGCAAGTGGTTTTAGGGCCGAAATGGGAGCAGACCATAATGCCCTTTAAGATACTGATAATAAGTCTGTTTTTTAGAATGGCTTATAAAATTGGTGACGCATTGGTACGTTCTTTAGGTGCTATCTACAAACGGTTATGGGTACAGATTGCTTATGCAACCCTGATTATTGGAGGTGCATATATCGGTAAACAATGGGGAATAGCAGGTGTTGCTGTGACAACCACAATTGCGATTATTATCAACTATTTTATTATGACGTTGCTGATTGGACACTTAGTCGCATTAAAAATGCGGGAACTGTTAGGATATCTGGCCCCGATTATTCTTGTCAGCATACTAATCGGCGCAATCAGTTATATGATAAGTAGCCCAGTGGCAAATTTGCCATCTGCTCTGTTAAGGCTGATTGTCATGACTCTAGCAGTGGGCTTGATGTATCTTGTTGCGTTTAAGTTTTTTATACTTAAATACATGCCTGAAGATTTCAGAGATTTTATTAATATTGTAAAAGATCAGATGATTAGAAAGTTTGT